Proteins encoded within one genomic window of Bradyrhizobium sp. 186:
- a CDS encoding IS630 family transposase: protein MAKWRQAVELALTDEEAEVLTALSRSRTEPASRVSRAAMLLAYLEQPSFFAVGQRLRVHHQTVQRCVERAVAYGALAALDDRPRPGREPVITPEAKAWLVSLACDKAKEHGYPHELWTTRLLARHAREHGPAAGHECLARLVQGTVCKLLGQEAIKPHKVRYYLENRDAAFEQKMAEVLCVYREVDVLKKAPARSKKRGKPVAIVSCDEKPGIQAIATTAPDLPPEPGIHATFARDHEYKRHGTLSLLAGIDLLTGKVHALVRDRHRSREFIEFLKLLDAAYPASTAIKLILDNHSAHISRETRAWLDTRPAGRFGFTFTPKHGSWLNLIEGFFSKFARSVLRHIRVTSKHELKGRIMAGIDDVNRHPVITPGPISLPMQPDMIRTMETLT, encoded by the coding sequence ATGGCGAAGTGGCGGCAAGCGGTCGAGTTGGCGCTGACCGATGAGGAGGCTGAAGTGTTGACGGCTCTTTCGCGGTCGAGGACGGAACCGGCGAGCCGGGTGTCGCGGGCAGCGATGCTGCTCGCCTACCTCGAACAGCCATCGTTCTTTGCCGTGGGACAACGGCTTCGCGTGCACCATCAGACGGTCCAACGCTGCGTCGAGCGAGCCGTGGCGTACGGCGCACTGGCGGCACTCGACGACCGACCGCGACCGGGCAGGGAGCCGGTGATCACGCCTGAGGCCAAGGCCTGGTTGGTGTCTTTGGCGTGCGACAAGGCCAAGGAGCACGGCTATCCACACGAGCTGTGGACGACGCGGCTTTTGGCCCGTCATGCGCGCGAGCACGGACCGGCGGCGGGGCACGAATGTCTCGCCCGTCTGGTTCAAGGCACGGTGTGCAAGCTTCTCGGCCAAGAGGCAATCAAGCCGCACAAGGTGCGCTACTATCTTGAAAATCGCGACGCCGCGTTCGAACAGAAGATGGCGGAGGTTCTGTGCGTCTATCGTGAAGTCGATGTCCTGAAAAAAGCCCCTGCCAGATCCAAGAAGCGGGGAAAACCGGTGGCGATCGTCTCTTGCGACGAGAAGCCGGGAATTCAGGCCATCGCGACCACGGCGCCGGATTTGCCGCCTGAGCCCGGCATCCACGCCACCTTTGCGCGGGATCATGAGTACAAACGCCATGGCACGCTCAGCCTGTTGGCCGGGATAGATCTGCTCACCGGAAAGGTCCACGCGCTCGTCAGAGATCGCCACCGCAGCCGCGAGTTCATCGAATTCCTCAAGCTTCTCGATGCCGCCTATCCGGCCAGCACCGCGATCAAGCTGATCCTCGACAATCATTCGGCACACATCTCGAGGGAAACCAGAGCCTGGCTCGACACCCGACCGGCAGGCCGCTTCGGCTTCACGTTCACGCCAAAGCACGGCTCCTGGCTCAACCTCATCGAGGGCTTCTTCTCCAAGTTTGCCCGCTCTGTCCTGCGTCACATCCGAGTGACATCAAAGCACGAACTCAAGGGACGCATCATGGCCGGCATCGACGACGTCAATCGCCATCCCGTCATCACACCTGGTCCTATAAGCTTGCCGATGCAGCCTGATATGATTCGAACCATGGAAACGCTGACCTAG
- a CDS encoding DUF2798 domain-containing protein — MLGIPRRYSHFVFGLIQSGLTSLIAAGIASLPASSAMLFVQHWMISWLIAWAGMLPIVLLAAPAIRWFALRLTREEGSP, encoded by the coding sequence ATGCTCGGCATTCCCCGTCGCTACAGTCACTTCGTCTTCGGCCTCATCCAGTCCGGCCTGACCTCGCTGATCGCGGCGGGGATCGCCAGCTTGCCCGCGTCGAGCGCGATGCTCTTCGTTCAGCACTGGATGATCTCATGGCTGATCGCATGGGCCGGGATGCTTCCCATCGTGCTCTTGGCGGCACCCGCGATCCGATGGTTCGCGTTGCGGCTGACGCGCGAGGAGGGGAGCCCGTGA